One region of Prosthecobacter debontii genomic DNA includes:
- a CDS encoding PEP-CTERM sorting domain-containing protein, producing MQNQSFSMNAIHPPTRAGFRSRLLSLATLLAVSSAPLLQAQSLISSSDFFNPDFTVAPVGGTSNVVVNVTGSSASSSLGAGDVTWTHTATGLVQTRTLGLVNIEAASYASTIGDSLVFGRSLDATVLGTDLFGVIPTLTSDVAGASAAGAWSSTATVSNLNLSQGVLYSVTFDVTVGSDVLNLGLFETANFTLLNGGTPIENVNSDLTLNLLGLLSLGGSPEPVEFQFYAPAGLGDLGFRFETETAANASLLGGLTDSDPQFIMEVSNFSIAPVPEPSSLILATLGVIAILRRRRPCGV from the coding sequence ATGCAAAACCAAAGCTTCTCTATGAATGCGATCCATCCACCCACTCGAGCTGGCTTCCGATCCCGCCTCCTCAGCCTTGCGACACTCCTTGCTGTCAGCTCGGCTCCACTGCTTCAGGCCCAAAGCCTGATTTCATCGTCGGACTTTTTTAATCCGGACTTTACTGTCGCACCTGTGGGGGGGACCTCCAACGTGGTTGTTAATGTCACAGGGTCTTCTGCTTCGTCTTCACTTGGTGCTGGTGATGTGACATGGACTCACACCGCGACAGGTTTAGTTCAAACCCGCACTCTTGGTCTCGTTAATATTGAAGCCGCATCGTATGCATCAACAATTGGAGACTCCTTGGTTTTTGGTCGATCATTAGATGCCACTGTTCTCGGAACGGATCTGTTTGGAGTGATTCCAACCTTAACAAGCGACGTTGCGGGGGCTAGTGCTGCGGGGGCTTGGAGTTCGACCGCCACGGTATCGAATCTCAATTTAAGTCAGGGGGTACTGTACTCCGTGACCTTTGACGTCACTGTTGGCAGTGACGTCTTGAATCTAGGCCTATTCGAGACCGCCAATTTCACACTATTGAATGGTGGTACCCCGATTGAGAATGTGAATTCCGATCTCACATTAAATCTCTTGGGGCTGTTATCACTGGGAGGCTCCCCTGAACCTGTCGAGTTCCAGTTTTATGCACCCGCAGGTCTGGGAGATTTGGGTTTCCGGTTTGAAACTGAGACGGCGGCCAATGCCAGCCTCTTGGGAGGGCTTACCGATAGTGATCCGCAATTCATCATGGAAGTGTCCAATTTCTCCATCGCTCCCGTGCCAGAGCCGAGCAGCCTAATCTTGGCTACTCTCGGCGTGATCGCCATATTGCGTCGTCGTCGCCCCTGTGGTGTCTAA
- a CDS encoding prepilin-type N-terminal cleavage/methylation domain-containing protein, which translates to MKRALQRGFTLIELLVVITIIAIIASLAVPTYNLITVKANQMKGSSNCRQIIGLLLTYAADNNGLYPDSVTNPVTGSVPLTSNDAFRALVQEGLVQDETIFGCPGSRFMPDKNIGIAPTFDQALIAGENHWAMTQGQSNTTSSIMPIVFENPAAAGWPPQWNCDAAGKPVAGRAWPGGTIIIGKNDASVETVKLMSQQGASVGPRLLGSGMDMFTMASPNQPQQILNIVQAGTGSYSEIPGAAPGGYPQAPGYGAPAGGGLPALPGAAPTGGLPAMPGAPPAAPGGALPALPGAPQQ; encoded by the coding sequence ATGAAAAGAGCACTCCAACGAGGGTTCACCCTCATTGAACTCCTGGTGGTGATCACCATTATCGCGATTATCGCGAGCTTGGCGGTCCCTACTTACAACCTGATCACGGTCAAAGCCAACCAGATGAAAGGTTCCAGCAACTGCCGCCAAATCATCGGCTTGTTGCTCACCTACGCCGCCGATAACAATGGCCTGTATCCTGATTCTGTCACCAACCCCGTGACAGGCAGCGTGCCACTGACCTCCAACGACGCTTTCCGCGCGCTGGTTCAGGAAGGTCTCGTGCAGGATGAAACCATCTTCGGTTGCCCAGGCAGCCGTTTCATGCCGGACAAAAACATCGGCATTGCCCCAACCTTCGATCAGGCTCTGATCGCGGGTGAAAACCATTGGGCCATGACCCAGGGTCAATCCAACACGACCTCCAGCATCATGCCCATCGTGTTCGAAAACCCAGCCGCCGCAGGCTGGCCTCCTCAGTGGAACTGCGATGCCGCAGGTAAACCTGTCGCTGGCCGAGCATGGCCAGGCGGAACGATCATCATTGGCAAAAACGACGCCAGTGTGGAAACCGTCAAACTGATGTCTCAACAGGGTGCTTCGGTCGGGCCTCGTCTGCTTGGTAGCGGTATGGACATGTTCACCATGGCCAGCCCTAACCAGCCTCAGCAGATCCTGAACATCGTTCAGGCTGGCACCGGAAGCTACAGTGAGATTCCGGGTGCTGCCCCTGGTGGTTATCCACAGGCCCCTGGCTACGGCGCTCCTGCCGGCGGTGGTCTTCCAGCCCTTCCGGGTGCTGCGCCTACGGGTGGTCTGCCAGCCATGCCTGGCGCTCCACCTGCCGCCCCGGGGGGCGCTCTGCCCGCCCTGCCAGGTGCTCCTCAGCAGTAA
- the hisC gene encoding histidinol-phosphate transaminase — MSIWNYANPQLKDLVAYEPGKPIEDVARELGLKPEEIIKMASNENPLGPSPKAIAAMEAAVKEVNIYPDGASYRLRQALAEKFGLEMSNIIIGCGSNEIIEFIGHAFLQPGDNIITAKHAFLVYKLMAKVFGAETIEVDDPGYVHDLDAMAAAVTPRTKEIFIANPNNPTGTLVSQEAIDRFMDKVPAHVTVVFDEAYYEFLDNPPNTLKYVREGRNVVVLRTFSKIQGLAGVRVGYGIGNKELIDVLQRTRQPFNINAIAQAGALAGLLDQDHQDKTKAITDEGRAYLQAQFAAMGLDFIPSYANFVLVKVGDGNAVFKAMMERGIILRAMAAYKLPEWVRISIGTMPQNEKCIAELKKVLGK; from the coding sequence ATGTCCATCTGGAATTACGCCAATCCACAGCTTAAAGACCTCGTCGCCTATGAACCAGGAAAGCCCATCGAGGATGTGGCCCGGGAGTTAGGATTGAAGCCGGAAGAAATCATCAAGATGGCTTCCAACGAAAATCCGCTAGGTCCCTCGCCCAAGGCGATTGCTGCCATGGAGGCTGCGGTGAAGGAGGTGAATATCTATCCCGACGGTGCTTCCTATCGTCTTCGGCAGGCTTTGGCCGAGAAATTTGGCCTGGAGATGAGCAACATCATCATCGGGTGTGGCAGCAATGAGATCATCGAGTTCATCGGCCATGCTTTCCTCCAGCCCGGGGACAACATCATCACCGCGAAGCATGCTTTCTTGGTGTACAAGCTCATGGCCAAGGTTTTCGGAGCCGAGACCATCGAAGTGGATGATCCTGGGTACGTTCACGATCTGGACGCCATGGCTGCGGCGGTGACGCCTCGCACAAAAGAAATTTTCATCGCCAACCCCAACAACCCGACCGGCACCTTGGTTTCACAAGAAGCCATTGATCGCTTCATGGATAAGGTTCCTGCGCATGTCACGGTGGTGTTTGACGAGGCGTATTATGAGTTCCTCGACAATCCCCCAAACACGCTTAAATACGTGCGCGAAGGGCGTAATGTAGTGGTTCTCCGCACCTTCTCTAAGATCCAAGGGCTGGCCGGAGTGCGAGTTGGTTACGGCATTGGTAACAAGGAGCTGATCGATGTGCTTCAACGCACACGCCAGCCTTTCAACATCAACGCCATCGCTCAGGCGGGTGCTCTGGCGGGCTTGCTGGACCAAGACCACCAAGACAAAACGAAGGCGATCACCGATGAGGGCCGGGCCTATCTCCAGGCTCAATTCGCGGCGATGGGCTTGGATTTTATCCCGAGCTACGCCAACTTTGTTTTGGTCAAGGTGGGGGACGGTAATGCCGTCTTCAAAGCCATGATGGAGCGTGGAATCATTCTGCGAGCCATGGCTGCCTACAAGCTTCCTGAGTGGGTGCGCATTTCCATTGGTACGATGCCCCAGAATGAGAAGTGCATCGCTGAATTGAAAAAGGTGTTGGGCAAATAA
- a CDS encoding CPBP family glutamic-type intramembrane protease, with protein sequence MQAAAASRPPSSALPKLVLYLASVMLGGALLAPLLFDLGQWTRGWLADSSGGIGAWLLSEIKRAHFTRYFNRAVLLCAIVFIWPFLRWVKIDRSLLPVWKPLSVGFKQWTIGFLLAAGLLLVLGFIFLQMGAYGLRPRPGWWKFSEPITAALGAGIIEEFFFRGLLLGLLLRTMSSRSALTACTFVFATVHFLKPPEGWQITDAEVDWTSGFVVLRQIAAGFGDVDFLLAEFATLFAVGWVLAAVRLHTGALWAGIGLHGGWIFGLKYFSALTSYRDGWLPWIGNNLKIGLMPLIVVLITGWLAVKLLPTNHLHPTGADRT encoded by the coding sequence ATGCAAGCTGCTGCCGCATCGCGCCCCCCATCCTCTGCTCTGCCGAAACTCGTTCTTTACCTCGCGAGTGTCATGCTGGGGGGGGCTCTCTTAGCACCACTCCTTTTTGATTTGGGGCAATGGACCAGGGGTTGGCTGGCGGATAGCAGCGGCGGGATTGGTGCCTGGCTGCTTTCAGAAATCAAGCGCGCCCACTTCACGCGCTACTTCAATCGTGCGGTTCTACTGTGCGCCATCGTTTTCATCTGGCCCTTTCTACGTTGGGTGAAAATAGATCGGAGCCTGTTGCCCGTCTGGAAGCCCCTCTCTGTAGGCTTCAAACAATGGACGATCGGTTTCCTTCTCGCTGCTGGGCTGCTCCTCGTTCTCGGCTTCATCTTCCTCCAAATGGGGGCCTATGGGCTGCGTCCCCGTCCCGGATGGTGGAAATTCAGTGAACCGATCACCGCTGCACTCGGAGCAGGCATCATCGAAGAGTTTTTCTTTCGAGGCTTATTGCTCGGGCTGCTGCTACGAACCATGTCTAGCCGCAGCGCGTTGACGGCTTGCACGTTCGTGTTTGCCACGGTGCATTTTCTCAAACCCCCAGAAGGATGGCAGATCACCGATGCTGAGGTGGATTGGACCAGTGGATTTGTCGTTCTTCGTCAAATTGCCGCAGGCTTCGGCGACGTGGATTTCCTTTTGGCAGAATTTGCCACGCTCTTTGCCGTCGGCTGGGTGCTCGCTGCCGTGCGTCTTCACACCGGTGCCTTATGGGCAGGAATCGGTCTCCATGGAGGATGGATTTTTGGGCTGAAATATTTCAGTGCTCTCACGAGCTACCGAGATGGCTGGCTGCCCTGGATTGGCAACAACCTGAAAATTGGTCTCATGCCTCTCATCGTGGTACTCATCACGGGCTGGCTGGCGGTGAAACTCCTGCCCACAAATCATTTGCACCCGACCGGCGCTGACCGAACATAG
- a CDS encoding exo-alpha-sialidase: MKRRLPLLAVLALACTSLFSVEPVLVKTDLFEARKDGYALYRIPGIIVTKRGTVLAYCEARKNDKGDWGPIDIVMRRSTDGAQTWLPRQTVVHMEGDLPVNPVAAAQNLDKPGDNTVNNPVAFADRNGSVHMLYCLEYNHCYYIRSDDDGVTWTQPVDITATFEKFRPEYDWKVIATGPAHGIQLRTGRLIVPIWMSLGTGGHAHRPSVTSTIFSDDHGLTWQRGDIAIPDTPEWVYPNETCILETLVGTVMINTRTESKTHRRLINLSRDGGQTWAKPRFDQGLLEPICMGSIVRYSMRPAADKNRILFANPHNLERLDGKAQEGKSRDRCNLSVKLSFDEGKTWKFNKTLEAGYGGYSDLAVLPNGDALCLYERGDDSGLAVKKSTNYTHLTVARFNLEWLSNGKDSLKGPLDGKMSFGTQRDDFEVAGVEAFVLHPTQPAPNGARPWVWYAPTIGNNPSASNAWLISRLLERGFYVDGIYVGETFANPKSREQFATFYHHLREKYKLAPQVGLIAQSRGGLNHYNLAADHPEWVNCIAGIYTVCDIRSYPGLERAAPSYGLTQEQLNAQISQHTPIERLAPIAAAHIPILHIHGDADKVVPIEANSAALAEKYKALGGAMELVIVPGKGHEFDPGFFESEKMLNFIVKHGLGD, translated from the coding sequence ATGAAAAGACGTTTACCCCTGCTCGCGGTCCTTGCTCTGGCTTGCACCTCTCTCTTTAGCGTTGAACCCGTCTTGGTCAAAACGGATTTGTTTGAGGCCAGAAAGGATGGTTATGCGCTCTATCGCATCCCGGGCATCATCGTGACCAAGAGGGGCACGGTATTGGCCTACTGTGAAGCGCGAAAAAACGATAAGGGAGACTGGGGACCCATTGACATTGTGATGCGGCGCAGCACCGACGGAGCTCAAACCTGGCTTCCACGGCAAACTGTCGTTCATATGGAGGGAGATCTCCCGGTGAATCCGGTCGCAGCGGCCCAAAATCTCGACAAACCAGGCGATAACACCGTGAACAACCCCGTCGCATTCGCGGATCGCAACGGCTCCGTTCACATGCTTTACTGCCTGGAATACAATCACTGCTATTACATTCGCAGCGATGATGACGGAGTGACTTGGACGCAGCCGGTGGATATCACCGCTACCTTTGAAAAATTTCGTCCCGAATACGACTGGAAGGTCATCGCCACAGGTCCAGCTCACGGCATTCAGCTCCGCACAGGGCGGCTGATTGTGCCTATCTGGATGTCTCTCGGCACCGGAGGGCACGCCCACCGCCCCTCTGTGACTTCCACCATCTTCAGTGATGACCATGGCTTGACTTGGCAGCGCGGTGACATTGCCATTCCAGATACGCCTGAGTGGGTCTATCCAAATGAAACCTGCATTTTGGAGACGCTGGTTGGCACCGTCATGATCAATACGCGCACCGAGTCCAAAACACATCGCAGGCTGATCAATCTAAGTCGTGACGGCGGTCAAACCTGGGCTAAACCGCGCTTTGACCAAGGCCTGCTGGAGCCCATCTGCATGGGAAGCATTGTTCGTTATTCCATGCGGCCCGCCGCCGATAAAAACCGCATCCTCTTTGCCAACCCGCACAACCTGGAACGCCTTGATGGCAAAGCCCAAGAAGGGAAATCCCGTGACCGGTGCAATCTCTCCGTCAAACTCAGCTTCGATGAAGGCAAAACCTGGAAGTTTAACAAGACTTTGGAAGCGGGTTACGGCGGTTACAGCGATTTAGCCGTCCTCCCGAATGGTGACGCGCTCTGTCTTTACGAGCGCGGTGATGATAGCGGTCTGGCCGTGAAAAAATCGACAAATTACACGCATCTAACCGTCGCCCGATTCAATTTGGAGTGGCTCAGCAACGGTAAAGACTCCCTGAAAGGTCCCTTGGACGGCAAGATGAGTTTTGGGACTCAGCGGGATGACTTTGAGGTGGCTGGAGTCGAGGCATTCGTCTTGCATCCGACTCAACCGGCACCCAATGGGGCCCGCCCGTGGGTCTGGTATGCCCCCACCATTGGTAATAATCCCAGCGCAAGCAATGCATGGCTGATCTCTCGGCTGCTTGAACGTGGTTTTTACGTCGACGGCATCTATGTGGGGGAAACTTTCGCCAATCCCAAGAGCCGGGAGCAATTCGCCACCTTTTACCATCATTTACGCGAAAAATACAAACTCGCACCTCAAGTGGGCCTTATCGCACAGAGTCGCGGCGGGCTGAATCACTACAATCTGGCCGCCGATCATCCCGAGTGGGTCAATTGCATTGCCGGGATCTACACCGTCTGTGACATCCGCAGCTATCCCGGCCTAGAGCGCGCAGCTCCATCTTATGGCCTCACACAGGAACAACTGAACGCGCAAATTTCCCAGCATACCCCCATCGAAAGACTGGCCCCCATCGCCGCGGCTCACATCCCCATTCTACACATCCATGGGGATGCGGACAAGGTGGTGCCCATTGAAGCCAATAGCGCAGCCTTAGCTGAAAAATACAAAGCTCTCGGTGGAGCGATGGAATTGGTCATTGTTCCCGGCAAGGGTCACGAGTTCGATCCTGGCTTTTTCGAGTCTGAAAAGATGCTGAATTTCATCGTGAAACACGGGCTGGGGGACTAG
- the cls gene encoding cardiolipin synthase — translation METHSMVNAMHASVILEWHWGTISLAILTLTVSITALLHLLIHHRDHRSAGFWFALIVFSPLIGACLYGLLGINFVRRRGQQYRGNIGPAYHEPLPDFPSFADTDPLQLERDGLLAITLDRISRFHFSESNDVTPLVNGDEAMPAMLEAIRQAQTSIALSSYIFEATHIGAQFVEALTEAHQRGVEVRVMVDDAGTRYSWPPITRVLRKRGVLVRRFMPNRFVLRLLTMNLRNHKKILVVDGFIGFTGGMNIREGNMLARNPAHPVQDLHFKIIGPVVAQMQGVFAEDWQFCAGEILEGPAWFPPIEPAGKTHVLGIVDGPDEDLEVMPVALFAALSAATDRVCVMTPYFLPTVILMAALKLCATRGVKVTIVTPAKNNIPVVSWAARTLYAELLEAGCHIYESPGPFDHSKMLLIDGTWSCIGSTNWDPRSLRLNFEFNLACRCHTLNAQLASIFEAKKQASQEITLDALKDTSTSIRLRNGLARLFIPVL, via the coding sequence ATGGAAACCCACTCTATGGTGAATGCCATGCACGCATCTGTGATCCTTGAGTGGCATTGGGGAACGATTTCTCTGGCCATCCTAACGCTGACAGTCAGCATCACCGCATTGCTGCATCTCCTGATTCATCATCGGGATCACCGGTCTGCAGGCTTCTGGTTCGCACTCATCGTCTTTTCCCCTCTCATCGGTGCCTGCCTTTACGGCTTGCTCGGCATTAATTTCGTGCGCCGCCGTGGGCAGCAATACCGTGGCAATATTGGGCCAGCCTACCACGAGCCCCTGCCTGACTTTCCCTCCTTTGCCGATACGGACCCCCTTCAGCTCGAAAGAGATGGATTACTGGCGATCACCCTGGATCGCATTTCTCGCTTTCATTTCAGTGAGAGCAACGACGTCACTCCTCTCGTCAACGGCGATGAAGCCATGCCCGCCATGCTGGAAGCGATTCGCCAGGCACAAACCAGCATCGCACTTTCCAGCTACATCTTTGAGGCAACCCACATTGGCGCGCAGTTCGTTGAAGCACTCACCGAGGCTCATCAACGAGGCGTGGAGGTGAGGGTAATGGTGGATGACGCAGGTACCCGCTATTCCTGGCCTCCAATCACCCGAGTCCTGCGCAAACGGGGTGTCCTGGTCCGGCGGTTCATGCCCAACCGCTTTGTCTTACGGTTACTGACCATGAACCTGCGGAATCACAAAAAAATCCTCGTTGTGGATGGTTTCATCGGTTTCACCGGAGGCATGAACATTCGAGAGGGCAACATGCTAGCAAGGAATCCTGCCCATCCCGTGCAAGACTTGCATTTCAAAATTATCGGGCCCGTCGTCGCCCAAATGCAGGGGGTCTTTGCTGAGGACTGGCAGTTCTGTGCCGGAGAAATTTTGGAAGGACCTGCTTGGTTCCCCCCTATCGAGCCTGCGGGTAAAACCCATGTATTGGGGATCGTGGATGGACCTGATGAAGACCTCGAAGTCATGCCTGTGGCTCTATTTGCAGCCTTGAGCGCGGCGACAGACCGCGTCTGCGTGATGACACCTTATTTCCTCCCGACGGTCATTCTCATGGCTGCTTTAAAACTCTGCGCGACTCGAGGAGTCAAGGTCACCATCGTGACGCCAGCCAAAAACAACATCCCCGTCGTCTCTTGGGCAGCGCGCACCCTTTATGCCGAGCTTTTAGAAGCAGGTTGCCACATTTATGAATCCCCGGGGCCATTCGATCATTCCAAAATGCTGCTGATCGATGGAACCTGGAGCTGCATCGGCTCGACCAATTGGGATCCACGCAGCCTTCGGCTGAATTTTGAATTCAATCTCGCTTGCCGCTGCCACACTCTGAATGCTCAGCTGGCCAGCATCTTTGAGGCTAAGAAGCAAGCCAGCCAGGAAATCACATTGGATGCTTTAAAAGACACTTCCACGAGCATTCGCCTGAGGAATGGACTGGCACGACTTTTTATTCCAGTGCTCTAA
- a CDS encoding MFS transporter, with protein MSQSALPLDDNAPWYKHLTSYHWFVFIVASLAWLFDCLDQQLFLLARNSAMKALLPEGSDAIKYGGYATSIFVAGWATGGLIFGSVGDRIGRAKTLTLTVLIYSVCTGLSAFSKGWVDFATYRFMTGLGVGGVFGLAVALVADTLPDRSRTGALGTLQALSAVGNVTAGLVSMYMGSLESSKAIEPGTAWKYMFLVGALPAFLCVFIQIRLKEPEKWVRAREAGKAAGVKFGSYSALLGDVRWRKNALLGMLLCVAGVIGLWGIGFFSPELVGDVIQRSLEAKGVAADKIVGEKTFWIGVNSIVQNIGAFFGMLLFTKFAQSLGRKKAFAWAYVAALVSTVGYFQLFNGRGDIWMSAIMGGCQLALFAGFAIYLPELFPTSLRSTGTSFCYNVGRFVAASGPFTLGSLQAALKAGATTPEAKLEAFRNACSYMSVIFVIGLIALMFMPETKGRPMPED; from the coding sequence ATGAGCCAATCTGCCCTCCCCCTTGACGACAACGCCCCGTGGTACAAACACCTGACCTCCTATCATTGGTTCGTCTTCATCGTTGCCTCGTTGGCATGGCTTTTTGACTGCCTTGATCAGCAGCTTTTCCTGCTGGCGCGTAACTCTGCCATGAAGGCACTGCTGCCTGAAGGATCGGATGCGATCAAATACGGTGGTTATGCGACTTCCATCTTTGTGGCAGGCTGGGCCACTGGGGGACTTATTTTCGGTTCTGTCGGTGATCGTATCGGCCGTGCCAAAACACTGACGCTGACGGTTCTAATTTACTCCGTATGCACCGGTTTGTCGGCGTTTTCGAAAGGATGGGTGGATTTTGCCACCTACCGCTTTATGACAGGTCTTGGCGTCGGCGGTGTTTTCGGCCTTGCGGTGGCATTGGTCGCGGACACCCTTCCTGACCGTTCTCGCACGGGGGCACTGGGGACTCTACAAGCACTCTCGGCTGTAGGTAATGTGACGGCTGGACTGGTGAGCATGTACATGGGCTCTCTTGAAAGCTCAAAAGCCATCGAGCCTGGAACAGCCTGGAAATACATGTTCCTGGTCGGTGCCCTGCCGGCCTTCCTTTGCGTCTTCATCCAAATCCGCCTCAAAGAACCTGAAAAATGGGTCAGGGCTCGCGAAGCGGGTAAGGCTGCTGGGGTGAAGTTTGGCTCTTACTCGGCTCTTCTGGGGGATGTCCGCTGGCGGAAGAATGCGCTGCTTGGGATGCTTTTGTGCGTCGCTGGTGTCATTGGTCTCTGGGGCATCGGATTCTTCAGCCCTGAATTGGTGGGAGATGTGATCCAGCGCTCTTTGGAAGCCAAAGGCGTGGCGGCGGATAAGATTGTTGGAGAAAAGACCTTCTGGATTGGGGTGAACTCGATCGTTCAGAATATTGGAGCTTTCTTTGGGATGCTGCTGTTCACTAAGTTTGCACAGAGTCTGGGCCGCAAAAAAGCCTTCGCTTGGGCTTATGTCGCTGCCTTGGTGTCCACGGTCGGCTATTTCCAGCTCTTCAACGGTCGTGGAGATATCTGGATGAGTGCAATCATGGGAGGCTGCCAGTTGGCTCTCTTTGCAGGTTTTGCCATCTATCTGCCTGAGCTTTTCCCGACGAGTCTGCGCAGCACGGGCACCAGCTTCTGTTACAATGTCGGACGTTTTGTGGCCGCAAGTGGCCCCTTCACATTGGGGAGCTTGCAGGCGGCATTGAAAGCAGGCGCTACCACACCTGAAGCCAAGTTGGAGGCTTTCCGCAATGCCTGCTCCTACATGAGCGTCATCTTCGTCATTGGCTTGATCGCCTTGATGTTCATGCCTGAGACAAAAGGGCGTCCGATGCCGGAAGATTGA
- a CDS encoding NYN domain-containing protein — MRNPDRTHTMAVFCDFENLAIGVREAKYDKFDMNKVLERLLVKGSIVVKKAYCDWERYREFKKAMHEAAFELIEIPHLRMSGKNSADIRMVVDALDLCYTKAHVDTFVVVSGDSDFSPLVSKLRENNKTVIGVGVKNSTSDLFIGNCDEFIFYDDLVREQQKRRNTRLPKNPAPSSETKKDTPKPEPRNNGRAATKTASPAEEPIESKPTPVASSPSENKTAGDPEKAIEMLMATVDDLIGEQGGDQGVWGWKVKETLKRRVPQFSERFHGFRSFNALLEAAGKRGLLDLVYDDRSGGYRVRPGAVIEAAETEALAEE, encoded by the coding sequence ATGCGCAATCCTGACCGCACCCACACCATGGCCGTTTTTTGTGACTTCGAGAACTTGGCCATCGGCGTTCGGGAGGCCAAGTATGACAAGTTTGACATGAATAAGGTGCTCGAACGCCTCTTGGTCAAAGGCAGCATCGTGGTCAAAAAAGCCTACTGCGACTGGGAGCGGTATCGCGAATTTAAGAAGGCCATGCACGAAGCCGCCTTCGAGCTGATCGAGATCCCTCATCTGCGTATGTCGGGCAAAAACAGCGCGGATATCCGCATGGTGGTGGATGCTCTGGATCTCTGCTACACCAAAGCCCACGTGGACACCTTCGTCGTGGTCAGTGGCGACTCGGATTTCTCGCCCCTGGTCAGTAAACTACGGGAAAACAACAAAACCGTGATCGGGGTCGGTGTCAAAAACTCCACCAGCGACCTATTCATCGGCAATTGTGACGAGTTCATCTTTTACGATGATCTGGTGCGGGAGCAACAAAAGCGCCGCAATACACGCCTGCCGAAGAATCCAGCGCCCTCCAGCGAAACCAAGAAAGATACCCCCAAACCGGAACCTCGGAACAACGGGCGCGCCGCCACCAAAACCGCCTCTCCAGCCGAGGAGCCCATTGAATCTAAGCCCACTCCGGTCGCCTCCTCTCCTTCAGAAAATAAAACGGCAGGAGACCCCGAAAAAGCCATCGAAATGCTGATGGCCACGGTGGACGATCTGATCGGGGAACAAGGCGGCGACCAAGGCGTATGGGGCTGGAAAGTGAAGGAAACCCTGAAACGTCGTGTGCCCCAGTTCAGCGAACGTTTTCACGGTTTTCGCTCCTTCAATGCGCTCTTGGAAGCAGCCGGAAAACGCGGCTTGCTGGACTTGGTTTATGATGATCGCTCGGGTGGCTACCGCGTCCGCCCCGGAGCTGTGATTGAGGCAGCCGAGACAGAAGCCCTCGCCGAAGAGTGA